GCTTGGCGACACCACCACCAGGCTCATGCTCGAAAAAATACTTTCGGAGGAGGAAGGCCACGCCGACGCGTTCGAGACGGCGCTTGGCAGAGGTTAAGCTGATGGCTGTAAAAAAATGGAAGTGCATCGAGTGCGGTTACATTCACGAGGGGGAGCACCCTCCGGACGTATGTCCCATGTGCTATGCGCCGAGCGAGGCGTTTCTGGAGGTAGTTGATGCGTGAGGCCGGGCCGCTGCCTGAAACCGGCCTTGCCCGTGAGATAGCCGCCGAGATAAGAGAGAAGGGGCCGATCACCTTCGCGAGGTTCATGGAGATGGCCCTCTATCTCCCGGGAAAGGGCTATTATGCCTCAGACAGGGGGACCTGGGGGCCTGAAGGCGACTACATTACAAGCATAGACGTAAGCCCGGTCTTCGCGAGGACGCTGGCGAAGGGACTTGAAGAGATGTGGGAGGCCCTCGGTTCGCCCGCGCCCTTCGTCTTCGTCGAGGCCGGGGCGGGTAGGGGATGGCTCACGAGGGGCGTGCTGGAATCATTGAAGGAAATTTCTCCCGGCCTCTCGGGGGTGATAACACCCAGGCTCGTTGAGAGGTCAGGCGCAAGGAGGGAGTCTCCTCAAGGGGCAACATGGCATTCTGAGCTTTCCGGGGTCCCGCCATTTTCATCCGGCTGCATACTATCGAACGAGCTGATAGACAGCTTCCCCGTTCACAGGGTCGAGTTCTCAGGCGGGGAGTTGAGGGAAATCCATGTCGGATGCGACGGAAGCGGATTTACGGAGGTTCCCGGGCCGCTGTCGACCGGCGAGCTTGAGCGATATTTCATCGAAAACGGCGTTATTCCTTTCGAGGGCATGAGGACCGAGGTCAATCTTGAGGCTATGAGGTGGATAGGCGAGGCCGGGAAATTGATGGAGCGGGGCTTCATCGTTACCATAGACTACGGCCATCCGGCGACCGAGCTCTATTCGCCGGACAGGAGAGGCAGCCTCATGTGCCATTACAGGCACACCCTGAACGACAACCCGTTTATTAACGTGGGGGAGCAGGACATTACGACCCACGCCGATTTCACAGCACTTGCCAGAGCGGGCCTGAGGCACGGCCTCGAAGTGACCGGCTTCACTACCCAGAAGAATTACCTCATCGGGCTCGGCATACTGGACGAATTGAAACCACCGCCGGACGGCTCGCCGGGAATCGAGGAGATGAACTTCAACAGGGCGCTTGCCAGGCTCATCTCGCCCGGAGGCATGGGGGACACTTTCAAGGTGCTCGTGCAGCACAAGGGTGTTGCGAAGCCTGAGCTACGCGCCTTCTCTTTCAGGGACATGGCCCGGAGCCTTTTGGCAGGCTGCTGAAAAAGCCCGCTTCAAGGCGTCGTCTTCAAAATTGGACACTCCGGCGTACAAGGAAAGTACGCCGCATCCTCATTTTTCGACTCCTTGCATCTTGGATTTTTTGAGCAGCCTGTATGTGATTTTGAGTTTTTCAGCATCCTGTTAGAAACCCTCTTGATATTGTAATGCCGGGCGTAATATGATAAAAATTGTTGCCGTATAAACGCATACTTTCGGGGGGTGCATAGATATGCCTGAGAAGGAAGAAAAAGAAAAAAAGCACGTCTGCTCGATCTGCGGGCGTCCGTCCGACCTTGTCATCTGCCATGCGTGCGAGGACAAGATACGGGGCGAGGCGCTCGAGAAGAAGCACGATATTGACAAGGCCGGCCGGACCGATTCCGGCAGGAGATAAAAACGGCCGCTTAAGGCACTTAAATGAACAATACGGAGGGGACATGGCCAGGGACAGGATTATCGAGGAGCTTGGGACAGCATACAATACCGAGATAGCCGGATACCACTTCTACACCACGGCCGCCGCCCTCGTAGACGATTCGAAGGGGAGGAGCGTCTTCGCGAACCTGGCGAAAGACGAGCTCGCCCACATGGTCGTAGTCGGCAAGATCGCCGAGTCCGTAAAGAACGGCCTCGGCTGGATAAGCTACGAGCAGGCCCTTGCCGAGGGGTTCGCCCTCACCCAGAGCATACCCTACCCCAAGGAAAACGACCTCATAAAAAGGCTCACCACCAACCAGTCGGACACCAACGCGGTCCAGATAGCCATGGAGAACGAGGAGGCCGCGGTGGAGTTCTACTCCAGGCTCCTCAAGGACGCAGAGACCCCGGTAGAGAAGGTCG
The sequence above is drawn from the Deltaproteobacteria bacterium genome and encodes:
- a CDS encoding ferritin family protein — protein: MARDRIIEELGTAYNTEIAGYHFYTTAAALVDDSKGRSVFANLAKDELAHMVVVGKIAESVKNGLGWISYEQALAEGFALTQSIPYPKENDLIKRLTTNQSDTNAVQIAMENEEAAVEFYSRLLKDAETPVEKVVLTKLLEMEKGHLKILRWEYESLTKTGFWCGEMEYSVEKETE
- a CDS encoding SAM-dependent methyltransferase, whose translation is MREAGPLPETGLAREIAAEIREKGPITFARFMEMALYLPGKGYYASDRGTWGPEGDYITSIDVSPVFARTLAKGLEEMWEALGSPAPFVFVEAGAGRGWLTRGVLESLKEISPGLSGVITPRLVERSGARRESPQGATWHSELSGVPPFSSGCILSNELIDSFPVHRVEFSGGELREIHVGCDGSGFTEVPGPLSTGELERYFIENGVIPFEGMRTEVNLEAMRWIGEAGKLMERGFIVTIDYGHPATELYSPDRRGSLMCHYRHTLNDNPFINVGEQDITTHADFTALARAGLRHGLEVTGFTTQKNYLIGLGILDELKPPPDGSPGIEEMNFNRALARLISPGGMGDTFKVLVQHKGVAKPELRAFSFRDMARSLLAGC